The proteins below come from a single Chryseobacterium nepalense genomic window:
- a CDS encoding AMP-binding protein: MMIDFKNLNLSHLPSETEFEKKVNAFLEEWFSDKKTVSVQTSGSTGTPKIFEIEKRKMMASAEMTCNFLGLKFGDKALLCLPVEYISGKMMIVRSVVKNLILKVTEPSVKPLQNINEKIDFCAMTPLQVENSLEHLYWIKNVIIGGAAVSEGLKDKIFKTLGSKSTQRVFETYGMSETLSHIALKQIYPVSESFFTAFENVNISMDERGCLGIFAPHLTTEVLQTNDLVEIKNNNQFRFLGRIDNVINSGGAKIFPEQLEVLVKKEIPNEAVFIGRKDESLGQKLILIIEGQKSKEIIDKISKIPFEKSYHRPKEIIFTEKIPRTPNGKVNRIELKNIL; this comes from the coding sequence ATGATGATAGACTTCAAAAATCTCAATCTGAGTCATTTACCCTCCGAAACCGAATTTGAAAAGAAAGTTAATGCTTTTTTAGAAGAATGGTTTTCTGATAAAAAAACGGTGTCGGTACAGACTTCCGGATCTACGGGGACTCCTAAGATTTTTGAAATTGAGAAAAGAAAAATGATGGCCTCCGCAGAAATGACCTGTAATTTTTTAGGATTAAAATTTGGAGATAAAGCTTTACTATGTCTACCGGTTGAATACATCTCCGGGAAAATGATGATTGTTCGGTCTGTTGTCAAAAATTTAATACTTAAGGTTACAGAACCTTCTGTAAAACCTTTGCAGAATATCAATGAAAAAATAGATTTCTGTGCCATGACACCGCTGCAGGTTGAAAATTCATTGGAGCATCTGTATTGGATAAAGAATGTAATTATTGGTGGAGCGGCTGTGTCGGAAGGTTTAAAAGATAAAATTTTCAAAACACTCGGATCAAAAAGTACTCAACGGGTTTTTGAAACTTACGGAATGTCAGAAACACTTTCCCATATCGCTCTGAAACAGATTTATCCGGTTTCAGAATCTTTTTTCACTGCTTTTGAAAATGTTAATATTTCCATGGATGAAAGAGGATGTTTAGGAATTTTTGCACCACATCTTACTACAGAAGTATTGCAGACTAACGATTTAGTCGAAATTAAAAATAATAACCAGTTCAGGTTTTTAGGAAGAATTGACAATGTAATTAATTCAGGAGGCGCTAAAATTTTTCCGGAACAGCTGGAAGTTTTAGTAAAGAAAGAAATCCCAAATGAAGCAGTTTTTATAGGAAGGAAAGATGAGAGTTTAGGACAAAAATTGATACTCATTATCGAAGGACAAAAATCTAAGGAAATTATTGATAAAATTTCAAAAATACCTTTTGAAAAAAGTTATCACAGGCCAAAAGAAATT
- a CDS encoding helix-turn-helix domain-containing protein produces the protein MKICGQNIRKIRRSKDLTQEYMAFEMGISQKAYSDIENSKVKINLEILTKISDILGIKPSEICSISDKCGTNDYEEKYNGLLEYMKKKGISIPEDL, from the coding sequence ATGAAAATATGTGGTCAAAACATAAGGAAAATCCGCAGGAGTAAGGATTTAACACAAGAATATATGGCTTTTGAGATGGGAATATCGCAGAAAGCGTATTCTGATATTGAAAATTCAAAAGTAAAAATCAATCTGGAAATTCTTACGAAAATATCCGACATTTTAGGCATAAAACCTTCCGAGATTTGCAGTATTTCCGATAAGTGCGGAACCAATGATTACGAAGAAAAATATAACGGACTTTTGGAATACATGAAGAAAAAGGGAATATCTATTCCGGAAGATCTTTGA
- the ccoN gene encoding cytochrome-c oxidase, cbb3-type subunit I produces the protein METQKFNYDNNIVRAFLYATIAFGLVGFLLGLTAALMLFYPELPEFLFGTDDSTIKSLASGNIQGLINTQGALGFGRIRMLHTSAVIFAFVCNSFFCGAYYSMQRLLKTRMYSDTLSWLHFWTWQIMIVSVVITFLMGINTSKEYAEHEWPIDILITISWVIFGINMFGTIAKRRVRHLYVAIWFYLGTWIAVAMLHIFNNLEVPLSFTSWKSYSIYAGAKDALVQWWYGHNAVAFVLTTPVLGLMYYFLPKAADRPVFSYKLSIIHFWSLIFVYLWAGPHHLQYTALPAWAQAVGTGFSIMLIAPSWGGMLNGLLTLRGAWDKVRENPILKFFVVAVTCYGMATFEGPLLATKSLNKIGHYTDWVIGHVHIGALGWNGFMAFGIVYYLIPVMWRTPLWSKKLANLHFWLGTLGIIFYAVPMYISGFTQGLMWKQFNPDGTLVWKNWLDTVTAIIPYYKMRFLGGLFYISGAILMVVNVIKTIKAGSFQKNVPAEAPALANTGSARKEGEGLHLWIERTPRIMAILAFITVAIGGLVEIIPTLTLKQSVPTITAVKPYSPLELEGRDLYIREGCNACHSQMIRPFRDEIVRFEGKNGQYSKAGEFVYDRPFLWGSKRTGPDLHREGGRNPDSWHFKHMYNPRITSAGSIMPRFPWLITNKLDKKQMVDKMKLMKNYFDVPYTKAEIDSANQWADNQAKGIVKRIYSEAADVKQQVEKDRIAKGGSFVPLEDREIVAMIAYLQRLGTDIKTTQIQTASADN, from the coding sequence ATGGAGACGCAAAAATTTAATTATGACAATAATATTGTCAGAGCATTTCTCTATGCTACAATTGCATTCGGTCTGGTAGGTTTTTTACTTGGTCTTACCGCTGCACTTATGCTTTTTTACCCCGAGCTTCCGGAGTTTTTATTTGGAACAGATGACAGCACCATTAAAAGTCTGGCTTCAGGAAATATTCAGGGGTTAATAAATACACAGGGAGCTTTGGGCTTCGGAAGAATCAGAATGCTGCATACAAGCGCTGTTATTTTTGCTTTTGTATGTAACTCTTTTTTCTGTGGAGCATATTACAGCATGCAGCGTTTACTGAAAACAAGAATGTACAGTGACACCCTGTCCTGGCTGCATTTCTGGACATGGCAGATCATGATTGTTTCAGTAGTTATTACTTTCCTGATGGGGATCAATACTTCTAAAGAATATGCAGAACACGAATGGCCTATTGATATTTTAATTACCATCTCATGGGTGATTTTCGGAATTAATATGTTCGGAACCATCGCTAAAAGAAGGGTAAGACACCTTTATGTAGCCATCTGGTTTTATCTGGGGACCTGGATTGCCGTAGCGATGCTGCACATTTTCAATAATCTTGAAGTACCATTATCATTTACTTCATGGAAATCATATTCTATTTACGCAGGTGCTAAAGATGCCTTGGTACAGTGGTGGTATGGTCACAATGCGGTTGCATTTGTACTAACGACACCTGTTTTAGGTTTAATGTATTATTTCTTACCTAAAGCGGCAGACAGACCGGTATTCTCGTATAAATTATCAATTATTCACTTCTGGTCATTGATCTTCGTTTATCTTTGGGCAGGCCCTCACCACCTTCAATATACCGCTTTACCGGCTTGGGCACAAGCGGTGGGAACAGGTTTCTCTATTATGCTTATTGCACCATCCTGGGGAGGTATGCTGAACGGATTACTAACTTTGAGAGGAGCCTGGGATAAAGTAAGAGAAAATCCTATTCTTAAATTCTTCGTTGTTGCAGTAACCTGCTACGGTATGGCAACGTTTGAGGGACCATTATTAGCTACAAAATCTTTAAATAAAATAGGACACTACACCGACTGGGTAATCGGTCACGTACATATCGGGGCTTTGGGATGGAACGGTTTCATGGCATTCGGAATTGTCTATTACCTGATTCCGGTGATGTGGAGAACTCCGCTTTGGTCTAAAAAATTGGCCAACTTGCACTTCTGGCTGGGAACTTTAGGAATTATTTTCTATGCAGTACCAATGTATATCTCCGGATTTACTCAAGGATTAATGTGGAAGCAGTTCAACCCGGACGGAACCTTGGTATGGAAAAACTGGCTGGATACCGTAACGGCAATTATTCCTTATTATAAAATGAGGTTTTTAGGAGGTTTGTTTTATATCTCAGGGGCCATCTTAATGGTTGTCAACGTAATCAAAACGATCAAAGCCGGTTCATTCCAGAAAAATGTTCCTGCAGAAGCACCAGCTTTAGCAAATACAGGAAGCGCAAGAAAAGAAGGCGAAGGACTACACCTTTGGATAGAAAGAACCCCGAGAATTATGGCCATACTGGCATTTATTACCGTTGCAATCGGTGGCCTGGTGGAAATCATTCCTACATTAACATTAAAACAAAGTGTACCAACCATTACTGCCGTAAAACCTTATTCTCCGCTGGAACTGGAAGGAAGAGATTTATATATTCGAGAAGGGTGTAACGCTTGCCACTCCCAGATGATCAGACCGTTCCGTGATGAAATCGTACGATTTGAAGGTAAAAACGGACAATATTCCAAAGCGGGAGAGTTTGTATACGACAGACCATTCCTTTGGGGATCAAAACGAACCGGACCGGATCTTCACAGAGAAGGCGGAAGAAACCCTGATTCATGGCACTTTAAACATATGTACAACCCAAGAATTACTTCAGCAGGTTCTATCATGCCGCGTTTCCCATGGCTGATTACCAACAAATTGGATAAAAAACAGATGGTAGATAAAATGAAACTGATGAAAAATTATTTCGATGTTCCTTATACAAAAGCTGAAATAGATTCCGCCAATCAGTGGGCAGATAACCAGGCAAAAGGTATTGTTAAAAGAATTTATTCTGAAGCCGCAGATGTAAAACAGCAGGTGGAAAAAGACAGAATAGCAAAAGGAGGATCTTTCGTTCCGCTTGAAGACAGAGAAATCGTAGCAATGATTGCCTATCTGCAGAGACTCGGAACAGATATTAAGACCACTCAGATCCAAACCGCAAGTGCAGATAATTAA
- a CDS encoding cbb3-type cytochrome c oxidase N-terminal domain-containing protein → MKTRTPISVYIIVTIGLTIMAFEMFAHDSGYFSSPFFWGLMLIAIILLLIMNSIGDLIENQNFSRLSDEEKALYIKEKSTPYFQKLWNSAFKKQSATEEKDILIDHGFDGITELDNALPKWWIGLFWFGCIFCAVYLTAFSFTEYAHPEAELNHETKTMLASIAEYEKTAPQINLESAKYSADNVTEGQELFKTNCATCHGEGAKGGIGPNLTDKYWINVKEKSLFKNVFWMLENGSPNNPTMRPLIKEGTITGRDAEKIAAYIYHINQETASITPAQGGAAPQGQEVQWENGND, encoded by the coding sequence ATGAAAACAAGAACTCCAATTTCAGTATACATTATTGTAACCATAGGTTTGACAATCATGGCATTCGAAATGTTCGCTCATGATTCAGGATATTTTTCTTCTCCTTTTTTCTGGGGACTGATGCTGATTGCCATTATCCTGCTGCTGATTATGAATTCTATCGGCGACCTCATCGAAAATCAGAATTTCAGCAGACTTTCGGATGAAGAAAAAGCTTTATATATCAAAGAAAAGAGCACACCTTATTTTCAGAAACTATGGAATTCGGCCTTCAAAAAACAGTCTGCTACAGAGGAGAAAGATATTCTTATCGATCATGGATTTGATGGGATTACAGAACTTGACAACGCGCTCCCAAAATGGTGGATCGGGCTTTTCTGGTTCGGATGTATTTTCTGTGCCGTGTATCTTACAGCGTTTTCGTTCACCGAATATGCGCACCCCGAAGCAGAATTAAATCATGAAACCAAAACCATGCTTGCGTCCATTGCTGAATATGAAAAAACAGCTCCGCAAATTAACCTTGAGTCCGCAAAATACAGTGCAGATAATGTAACAGAAGGCCAGGAACTCTTTAAAACCAACTGTGCAACCTGCCACGGAGAAGGGGCAAAAGGAGGTATCGGTCCGAACCTTACTGATAAATACTGGATCAACGTGAAAGAAAAAAGCCTGTTTAAAAATGTGTTCTGGATGCTTGAAAATGGATCACCGAATAATCCTACGATGCGGCCTTTAATCAAAGAAGGAACCATCACCGGAAGAGATGCCGAAAAAATAGCAGCGTACATTTATCACATCAACCAGGAGACCGCTTCCATCACACCAGCGCAGGGAGGTGCAGCTCCTCAGGGCCAGGAAGTACAATGGGAAAACGGAAATGATTAA
- a CDS encoding translocation/assembly module TamB domain-containing protein has product MKLKINKRKLFRRFVITIISILVFIVLLILSLRLPAVQNFVKDKLVVYLEKKIKTKVSLERVYIGFPNSLVMENLYLKGQNIDTLLAVKKLDVGLNMIKLISSTADITSIDLEGARANVVRKPDGTFNFDYILDAFATTDKEESPSKPFIISLDKIKLKDIGVTFNDQQSRNDIKVYFKSFDTRVKTFDLQNNSYAVNDINLDGLKLKLKQDLVEEVSKKVEKKVDSLNNKKPMQLGLKGIKLTNFDIDYGDDNTRTFAKVLFKELSTRVNKLDLENNAYDVDNVFLSGANINANLYLPANNANPKNDESKDPKTSEQQKALSLLLGKLVVNDVKVAYNNTAIAPTRQGMDFNHLNFSKLNVEVRKFKMQNNTFAGSVNSAEIQEARGLDIREFNTDFVYNEKEAYLKDLYLETSRTILRDEVVLNYNSIEQLSSNLGAVKISANIKDSKVGFADILNLAPNLRNIAPFNRYPNAVLNVNANVKGNVNDLLINNLKVSGIDQLRVAASGRIKNATNPDNLYYDLRIAELSSSARTIYNLVPKNTIPSNIALPSNMSIKGTAKGTTKIVDANLNLYSTSGNASIVAKVDMRRKNRELYDVKANLQGLQIGRIIKNKDIGSVSAQIYAKGESFDFKNANADLRGHVASAVYKGYRYQNMNLTGKIRRGAYNIVLNSKDPNANMQLTASGVYNEKNPTVKVNGNILKLDLNKLGFYKDQMILAGKIDGDFTNLDPDHLNGYLNLKDFAFSDTKEIYPVQEINLKASSTADSTNIIFNSQIADVELRGKYRLTQIFGALSQTINQYYQFQKPAKNEKIEAGQFFTFNAKIKNDDLIRKFVPELKSFETINITGNYDADSQKIEIDGQIPQVLYGENSIENARLQVTNENQALQYNLNVAALKSSSFALNKVNIGGDIAQNIINYNITTKDAKDETQFLIAGNAKSMNDITEISLNPDGLKLNYTNWTVAEGNKIQISNAGILADNFRLSNGGSEILLQSETQSPNAPLNVSLKDFKIETITELIKKDTLLARGNINGTAQLRNLTKNMTFTSDLNISDLIVYENPVGNLAVKVNNTSPNILNADIALSGNNNDVKIVGDYNTSSSTFDLNMAINQLQMKSVQGFSMNAITNTEGYISGNLKITGTTAQPNILGKVKFNNAGLEIAKTGSDFRNLDDEIDFTSRGIEFTNFKIKDRDGNSMNIDGQVLTQTYRDFAFNLDLNAKDFKVVNSEKSNEAIMYGVLSIDAALQVRGNLDLPKVDGRLAVADNTDFTFVLPQSSPTLQEREGIVEFIDQDQVALNKTIKADSLDSQSRIKGMDVNVNIELSKEAKLSLLIDKANGDFVKLQGEAELTGGIDPSGKTTLVGVYEVESGSYEMSVSVLKRKFDIQKGSTITWTGEPTTATLDITAVYKTEAAPIDLVEQQISGEEASTLNQFKQRIPFNTLLKMQGELLKPVITFDITTDEKNNAVSSNVTDIVDQKLAQLRTQESEMNKQVFALLLLNRFIGENPFESGAGLSGEMMARQSVSKILSQQLNNLASDLIKGVDLNFDLESSEDYSTGTQNTRTDLNVDISKKLLNDRLKVSVGSNFGLEGEARQNENMTNIAGDVTVDYSLSKDGRYMLRAYRKNEYQVALQGQIVETGLGFIITLDYDKFRDIFKRSGKDKKQKVTRKNNQNQVVEFK; this is encoded by the coding sequence TTGAAACTGAAAATCAACAAAAGAAAACTCTTTCGGCGTTTTGTTATTACCATTATATCCATTTTGGTATTCATCGTGTTACTAATCCTTAGCTTAAGACTTCCCGCCGTTCAGAACTTTGTTAAAGACAAACTGGTTGTTTACCTAGAAAAGAAAATCAAAACCAAAGTAAGCCTGGAAAGAGTATACATAGGATTTCCTAACAGTCTTGTGATGGAAAACCTTTATTTAAAAGGTCAGAATATCGATACTCTTCTGGCAGTAAAAAAGCTTGACGTAGGGCTGAATATGATCAAACTGATCAGTTCTACTGCAGACATTACATCCATTGACCTCGAAGGAGCCCGCGCGAATGTCGTGAGAAAACCGGACGGAACATTCAATTTCGATTATATCCTCGATGCCTTTGCTACAACAGACAAAGAAGAAAGTCCTTCAAAACCTTTTATTATTTCATTAGATAAAATCAAACTTAAAGATATCGGTGTTACGTTTAATGATCAGCAGTCGCGTAATGATATCAAAGTTTATTTCAAATCTTTTGATACGAGGGTGAAAACTTTTGATCTTCAGAATAATTCTTATGCCGTTAATGATATTAATCTGGACGGCCTGAAACTTAAACTCAAGCAAGATCTCGTAGAAGAAGTTTCCAAAAAAGTTGAAAAAAAAGTAGATTCTCTCAACAATAAAAAACCGATGCAGCTTGGATTGAAAGGTATAAAACTCACCAATTTCGATATTGATTACGGGGACGACAATACCAGAACTTTCGCTAAAGTTTTATTTAAAGAGCTCAGCACAAGAGTAAACAAACTTGATCTTGAAAATAACGCTTATGATGTTGACAATGTATTTCTTTCCGGAGCCAACATCAATGCCAATCTTTATCTTCCGGCTAATAATGCCAATCCCAAAAATGATGAATCTAAAGATCCTAAAACGTCCGAACAGCAGAAAGCACTTAGTCTTTTGTTGGGAAAACTTGTTGTTAATGACGTAAAAGTAGCTTATAACAATACTGCAATCGCTCCTACAAGACAGGGCATGGATTTTAACCACCTGAATTTTTCAAAGCTTAATGTGGAGGTGAGAAAATTCAAAATGCAGAACAATACGTTTGCCGGATCGGTAAATTCTGCTGAAATTCAGGAAGCAAGAGGATTAGATATCCGGGAATTCAATACCGATTTTGTCTACAATGAAAAAGAAGCTTATTTAAAAGATCTTTACCTGGAAACTTCAAGAACAATTTTGCGTGATGAGGTGGTTTTAAATTATAATTCTATCGAACAGCTCTCTTCAAATCTTGGAGCTGTTAAAATTTCAGCAAATATTAAAGATTCAAAAGTAGGTTTTGCGGATATCCTGAATCTGGCTCCTAATTTAAGAAATATTGCACCATTTAACAGATACCCAAATGCTGTGTTAAATGTTAATGCCAACGTAAAAGGAAATGTAAATGACCTTCTGATCAACAATCTTAAAGTATCAGGTATTGATCAGCTGAGAGTAGCAGCATCAGGAAGAATTAAAAACGCTACCAATCCCGACAATTTATATTACGATCTGAGAATTGCGGAATTGTCTTCTTCAGCGAGAACGATTTACAATCTGGTTCCAAAAAACACGATACCTTCCAATATTGCCCTGCCTTCCAATATGAGCATTAAAGGAACAGCAAAAGGCACAACTAAAATCGTAGATGCCAACCTTAACCTCTACTCTACTTCAGGAAATGCATCCATTGTAGCCAAAGTGGATATGCGCAGGAAAAACCGCGAACTGTATGATGTAAAAGCCAATCTTCAGGGATTACAGATCGGAAGAATTATTAAAAACAAGGACATCGGTTCTGTCTCTGCACAGATTTATGCGAAAGGAGAAAGCTTCGATTTCAAAAATGCCAATGCAGACCTGAGAGGACATGTTGCATCCGCAGTGTACAAAGGTTACCGCTATCAGAATATGAATCTTACCGGAAAAATACGACGTGGCGCTTACAATATTGTTTTAAATTCCAAAGATCCTAATGCCAACATGCAGCTTACGGCATCCGGAGTGTATAACGAAAAAAATCCTACGGTAAAAGTAAACGGAAATATATTGAAACTCGATCTTAATAAACTGGGATTCTATAAAGACCAGATGATTCTCGCAGGGAAAATAGACGGAGATTTCACCAATTTAGATCCGGACCACCTAAACGGATATCTGAATTTAAAAGATTTTGCTTTCTCGGACACCAAAGAAATTTATCCTGTTCAGGAAATCAACTTAAAAGCATCATCAACTGCTGATTCTACCAACATCATTTTCAATTCGCAGATTGCGGATGTAGAACTGAGAGGAAAATACAGACTTACCCAGATATTCGGAGCTCTAAGCCAGACAATCAACCAATATTACCAGTTTCAGAAACCGGCGAAAAATGAAAAGATCGAAGCGGGACAGTTTTTTACTTTTAATGCTAAAATTAAAAATGATGATCTCATCAGAAAATTTGTACCGGAGCTGAAAAGCTTTGAAACCATCAATATTACAGGAAATTACGATGCTGATTCCCAGAAAATAGAAATTGACGGGCAGATTCCGCAGGTTTTATACGGTGAAAATTCTATTGAAAATGCAAGATTGCAGGTTACGAATGAAAATCAGGCTTTACAATATAATCTGAATGTTGCCGCATTAAAGAGCTCAAGCTTTGCTTTAAATAAAGTAAATATTGGAGGAGATATTGCGCAAAATATCATCAATTATAATATTACCACAAAAGATGCGAAAGACGAAACGCAATTCCTGATTGCCGGGAATGCAAAATCGATGAATGATATCACAGAAATTTCCCTCAATCCGGATGGATTAAAACTCAACTATACAAACTGGACTGTAGCCGAAGGCAATAAAATCCAGATCAGCAATGCCGGTATTCTCGCGGATAATTTCAGGCTCTCTAACGGAGGCAGTGAGATTCTCTTACAATCCGAAACGCAGTCTCCGAACGCACCGCTGAATGTTTCACTGAAGGATTTTAAGATTGAAACCATAACCGAGCTTATTAAAAAAGACACCTTACTGGCAAGAGGAAATATCAACGGAACTGCCCAATTACGGAATCTGACCAAAAACATGACGTTCACTTCAGATTTAAATATCTCAGATCTTATTGTTTACGAAAACCCTGTAGGAAATCTTGCCGTAAAAGTTAATAATACCTCACCAAATATTCTTAATGCGGATATTGCCCTTTCCGGAAATAATAATGACGTAAAAATTGTCGGAGATTATAACACTTCTTCAAGCACGTTTGACCTTAATATGGCCATCAACCAGCTTCAGATGAAATCTGTACAGGGCTTTTCGATGAACGCCATCACCAATACGGAAGGTTATATTTCAGGAAATCTGAAAATCACCGGAACAACTGCTCAACCGAATATTTTAGGTAAAGTAAAATTCAATAATGCCGGATTAGAAATTGCGAAAACTGGAAGTGACTTCAGGAATCTTGATGATGAAATTGATTTTACGAGCCGAGGAATTGAATTCACCAATTTCAAAATTAAGGACAGAGACGGAAATTCTATGAATATTGACGGACAGGTTCTTACCCAGACGTACAGAGATTTTGCCTTCAATCTTGATCTGAATGCCAAAGATTTCAAGGTGGTGAATTCAGAAAAATCCAATGAAGCGATAATGTACGGCGTTCTTTCCATAGACGCTGCATTGCAGGTTCGCGGAAATCTGGATCTACCGAAAGTTGACGGAAGATTAGCCGTTGCAGACAATACTGATTTCACATTTGTCCTTCCACAGTCATCTCCCACTTTACAGGAAAGAGAAGGCATTGTTGAATTCATTGATCAGGATCAGGTTGCTCTAAATAAAACCATCAAGGCAGATTCTTTAGATTCCCAAAGCAGAATTAAAGGAATGGATGTAAACGTCAATATTGAGCTGAGCAAAGAAGCGAAACTTTCATTGCTGATTGATAAAGCAAACGGAGATTTCGTAAAACTTCAAGGGGAAGCAGAGCTTACGGGCGGAATTGACCCTTCAGGGAAAACAACTTTAGTAGGCGTTTATGAAGTGGAATCCGGAAGTTATGAAATGTCTGTAAGCGTCTTAAAGAGAAAATTCGATATCCAGAAAGGAAGTACCATTACTTGGACCGGGGAACCGACCACTGCCACTCTTGATATTACAGCCGTCTATAAAACGGAAGCTGCCCCTATTGATCTTGTAGAACAGCAAATCAGCGGCGAAGAAGCATCAACACTGAATCAGTTTAAGCAAAGAATCCCTTTCAATACCTTATTGAAAATGCAGGGTGAATTGCTGAAACCTGTTATTACATTCGATATTACTACCGATGAGAAAAACAACGCTGTTTCTTCCAATGTTACCGATATCGTAGACCAGAAGCTGGCACAGCTGAGAACCCAGGAATCTGAAATGAATAAGCAGGTTTTTGCTTTATTGTTACTGAACAGGTTTATTGGTGAAAATCCTTTTGAATCCGGAGCCGGACTTTCCGGAGAAATGATGGCAAGACAAAGTGTGAGTAAAATTCTTTCCCAGCAACTGAATAATCTTGCTTCTGATCTTATCAAAGGAGTTGATCTTAATTTCGACCTGGAATCCTCAGAAGACTATTCCACAGGAACCCAAAATACCAGAACCGACCTGAACGTAGACATCAGTAAAAAACTGCTGAACGATCGTCTGAAGGTTTCCGTAGGCAGTAATTTCGGACTGGAAGGGGAAGCGCGCCAGAATGAAAACATGACCAACATCGCAGGAGATGTTACGGTAGATTACAGTTTATCCAAAGACGGAAGATATATGCTTCGGGCATATCGTAAGAACGAATATCAGGTAGCACTTCAGGGACAGATTGTGGAAACAGGATTAGGGTTTATCATTACGCTGGATTATGACAAGTTCCGGGATATTTTCAAAAGATCGGGAAAGGATAAAAAGCAGAAGGTAACGAGAAAAAATAACCAAAACCAAGTTGTAGAATTTAAATAA